One window of Saprospiraceae bacterium genomic DNA carries:
- a CDS encoding DUF2461 domain-containing protein has product MSSYFTKKCTDFLKDLTKNNNREWFNEHKEQFKEFVEKPFHAFIEELINQLREMDPKIQITSKEAVFRIYKDIRFSKDKTPYKEYMAALISKHGRKDHSTPGMYLELRQDGIQIYTGVYEPTKEQLTNIRYFIADHLNEFNKLLQQKPFIKRYGSIQGEKNKLIPADLKEAASKQALIYNKHFYCSCKLEKAWITSDKLIKELINCYKDAKAVNQFFEQAIQA; this is encoded by the coding sequence ATGAGCAGCTATTTCACAAAAAAATGTACCGACTTTTTAAAGGATTTAACTAAAAATAATAACCGGGAATGGTTTAACGAACATAAAGAGCAATTTAAAGAGTTTGTTGAAAAACCTTTTCATGCGTTCATTGAAGAACTGATCAATCAGTTGCGTGAAATGGATCCTAAAATTCAGATTACATCTAAGGAAGCTGTATTTAGAATTTATAAAGACATTCGATTTAGCAAAGATAAAACTCCTTACAAAGAATATATGGCAGCGTTGATTTCAAAACACGGCAGAAAGGACCACAGCACACCCGGTATGTATCTTGAACTAAGGCAAGATGGGATTCAAATTTATACGGGAGTTTACGAACCAACAAAAGAACAATTGACAAATATCCGTTATTTTATTGCAGATCATCTCAACGAGTTTAATAAATTACTACAACAAAAGCCATTCATCAAACGATATGGATCGATCCAGGGAGAAAAGAACAAATTGATACCGGCGGATCTTAAAGAGGCGGCTTCTAAACAGGCATTGATATACAACAAGCATTTTTATTGCAGTTGTAAATTGGAGAAAGCCTGGATAACATCTGATAAATTAATTAAAGAACTCATCAATTGTTATAAAGATGCCAAAGCAGTGAACCAATTCTTTGAGCAAGCGATCCAGGCTTGA
- a CDS encoding transferase hexapeptide repeat family protein, with amino-acid sequence MIYSYKEFIPVVHPSAYVHPQAAVTGCVCIGKEVYIGPFAAIRGDFGEIIIEDGCNVQESCTIHMFPGVQTLLKKNAHIGHGAIIHGATIGENCLIGMHAVIMDDVELGEGCIVGALCFIKEGTKIPARSLVVGNPAKIIKQVSDDMLAWKTKGTELYQDLARNARQDIKPCEPLLEKPEHYKTPEGDFSSWNKTKQ; translated from the coding sequence ATGATCTATTCCTATAAAGAGTTTATTCCTGTTGTACATCCAAGTGCTTATGTGCATCCACAAGCTGCTGTTACCGGATGTGTTTGTATTGGCAAAGAAGTTTACATCGGACCTTTTGCAGCAATTCGTGGAGATTTTGGTGAAATCATTATTGAAGATGGTTGCAATGTTCAAGAAAGTTGTACGATCCATATGTTTCCCGGTGTACAAACCCTTCTTAAAAAAAATGCACACATTGGCCACGGTGCCATTATACACGGTGCCACGATTGGTGAAAATTGTCTCATTGGAATGCATGCAGTCATTATGGACGATGTTGAATTGGGAGAAGGATGCATCGTTGGTGCCTTGTGTTTTATTAAAGAAGGAACCAAAATTCCAGCTAGAAGTTTGGTGGTTGGTAATCCTGCTAAAATCATCAAACAGGTATCAGATGATATGTTGGCTTGGAAAACAAAAGGCACTGAACTGTATCAGGATTTAGCACGCAATGCCCGTCAGGATATAAAACCATGCGAACCTTTACTGGAAAAACCGGAACATTATAAAACACCGGAAGGAGATTTTAGCTCCTGGAATAAAACAAAACAATAA